One genomic segment of Bacteroidota bacterium includes these proteins:
- a CDS encoding alpha/beta hydrolase-fold protein, whose product MYNPVLIVLCLLLLPALPGYAQSGGEIVIGNKYYINSEQLDEAREYWVSLPRFYNDDAQTHKTYPVLIILDGHSHFRPLSGALRFMDAPWGGGRRVPEMIVVGIPSTNRERDFTPDKIVTTRKNDTGGADQFLSFLEQELLPVLQDKYRVAPYNILVGHSLGGLFASHVYMKEDTAFNAFVAIDPSFGTWDVATMDQKVEATTNKSFDRFLYIATANWGTRNLRNRDRHVRFYEALNKKNPAPQFRAKLTYYEDEHHGSIPLIAFYNGIAAMFEGYGLTYRDVKSPEQLTAHYNTISDRLSFNFLPPESLAQRAGVAMLRSDDPQVQAGAIALLTLNTVNYPNSSNAFQQLGTAYAALDEKQNAIKNYQKCLEINPDDAFAQHQISLLRGEN is encoded by the coding sequence ATGTATAATCCAGTCCTTATTGTTCTATGCCTCCTGCTTTTGCCGGCGCTTCCGGGATACGCGCAGTCTGGAGGAGAAATTGTCATTGGCAACAAGTATTACATTAACTCGGAGCAGCTCGATGAGGCGCGCGAGTACTGGGTAAGCCTCCCCAGGTTTTACAACGACGACGCACAAACACACAAAACGTATCCAGTGCTCATCATCCTGGATGGACATTCCCATTTTCGCCCGTTATCGGGTGCCCTGCGGTTTATGGATGCTCCCTGGGGTGGCGGCCGGCGCGTTCCTGAGATGATTGTTGTTGGCATTCCAAGTACCAACCGGGAGCGGGATTTTACGCCCGACAAAATTGTTACCACACGAAAGAATGATACCGGCGGCGCAGACCAGTTCCTCAGTTTCCTCGAGCAAGAGCTTCTACCTGTTTTACAAGACAAGTACCGCGTTGCACCGTACAACATATTGGTTGGGCATTCGCTAGGCGGCTTGTTTGCATCTCACGTTTACATGAAAGAGGACACAGCATTCAATGCCTTCGTGGCTATTGATCCAAGCTTTGGAACATGGGATGTGGCAACGATGGATCAAAAAGTGGAGGCTACAACAAACAAATCCTTTGACCGATTCCTCTATATCGCAACCGCAAACTGGGGGACGAGAAATCTCAGAAACCGTGACCGGCACGTACGATTCTACGAAGCTTTGAACAAAAAAAACCCGGCACCACAATTCAGGGCAAAACTCACGTATTACGAAGATGAGCATCATGGCTCTATACCGTTGATCGCATTTTATAACGGCATCGCTGCGATGTTCGAAGGCTATGGATTGACGTATCGGGACGTTAAATCACCCGAACAACTGACGGCTCATTATAACACAATCTCAGACCGGCTATCTTTTAATTTCCTGCCACCAGAATCACTGGCCCAGCGAGCGGGTGTTGCTATGTTGAGAAGTGATGATCCGCAGGTACAAGCCGGCGCCATCGCTTTGTTGACATTGAATACGGTGAACTACCCAAATTCATCCAACGCGTTTCAACAACTGGGTACAGCTTATGCTGCGCTAGACGAAAAGCAGAACGCCATTAAAAATTATCAGAAATGCCTGGAGATAAATCCGGACGACGCGTTTGCCCAGCACCAGATCAGTTTGCTAAGAGGCGAGAATTAA